TCTTGGCTGTGTTTCCGGTAACCTGACCACTAATGATATTGCCCACTATACTCGTAATAACGTCGGCCTGTTCCCCACCATAATCTTTCTTTAACTGTTCGTAATTTTGAACCGCCAATGTGGTTGCCACAAAATTGCTTCTAGAAGTAGCCAAAAGTGAGTCTACACCCGTTGAACCTCCAACATAAACTGTTGGAAATTCGTCAAAGATGAGAGAGCATTTTTGCTGTTTCTTTCTATTAACGAGCTTGATCATCCTGTTAATGTACAAAGACAGAACTGCTCCATAGGTCTGTAGCTTTTGGGGATTGTTCCCCATAGCTACGATCTTAGGTTCTTTGGGATTGTTTATATCTAACGTAAAATCGTTACCGCTCAAAACATAGTACATTTTGGGTGATGATAACCTTGCCAACCCAATTTTGGCACTTGCGATCTGTCCTTCAAGTTGCTCTTTTGCTTTCATTTGTAGGGCTGACGTGAAGGGATTAATCAATACCTTAATCTCTTCTTCCGTTTGTAATACCGCAAAAAGCGGGTCATAATCCACTTGCATTAATTCTATTGCATGGGGCAGCGTACAATACCTGCCATTTTCATATTTCCTTAAAAACCATAAAATCGAGGTTAAAAAATTTATTGGACTTTCGACGAAAAAATCGCCAATTTTCGTGGCCCACGTTCTGTTTAATCCTAACATAATGGTACGGCTTGCTTCGGTCGCATCTGTTATGTCTTCCATACTTATGGGATCTAAAGGATTGCAACGGTGGTAGATTGTATCAAAGTCAATTACCCAGAATGTTGGTTTGACGGCATAATTATTATGGTATTGTAAAAGCTTGTTATATGCTATCTTAGTAAGGTCATCAAACTTGAAATCGTAGATGAACATGCTGAAACCTTTCCTGATGTGTTGGTCAATGATGTGCCGGATAACGAAGTAACTTTTTCCTGCTCCCGGAGTACCTGCCACCAACAGCCCCCGAAAAGGATTGATAAAGTTGATCCAACTGTTCCTAAATTTATCCTTCAGACGGTATTTGGCGGGAAGATTAATTGAAAATTCGTTTTCCAAAAATCGCTCTTCTTGAGGAAAGGTTTCGTTGTCGATATTGAAAATATCCTTATTAAGCTTATCTTTTATAAGTCTTGAAAGGTAAGTACCGCCTGTCAGGATTAATAGGTAGCCCGCTGTAGTAATGATGATATAAAGTGCTGCAATAATTTCAACATTGGTTGGGATATAAAAACAAAGGATACTGATAAAATATAGGATCAGTCCGGTAATCAGATAGGCGATAATAGTTCTGATCTCCATTTTCTCATCTTTTTTCCCTTTTATACCAAGTAGGAATATGAAGAGCAGTCCCAATGCTGCGAGCTTGGGTAAAGTAATTCCTGAATACAGTCCTGTTTTTGTAATAACCCCTATGATCCGGTCGGTTATTTCTGCTGTCCATCCCCATTGCTCGAATGCTCTATAGCAAGTGAGATAGAAATGTATCGCTAAAATGAAAATGCTGATGAGCCGTGTAAAATCTACGATTTTACGAAGTCCCTGTATGTCTTCTCCTGTATTCATAAATGTCTTGGCTTGCCTTTACGTTTTCTTTTTTTCTGCTTGAAATGTGGATTAAAGTCCGGGTGTTCAGGGGTAAGTAGTGCTATCAGTAGCTCTTTTGTTGAGGATATTGAGTGTGATGGTGCAGGTGTTTTTTCGGTATTGGAACGGTATTTTTTCTGCTGCGTAAGTTTTAGGTAACCTGTAGCTGTCGAAGGTGATTTCAGATAAGTTCTTATCCTGTCGGAATCGTTTAAAAGTTCCTTGATTGCTTTTGCACTATAGCTCTTGCCAAGACTACTACCGTTAAAAACC
This Olivibacter sp. SDN3 DNA region includes the following protein-coding sequences:
- the mobC gene encoding conjugal transfer protein MobC, which codes for MNTGEDIQGLRKIVDFTRLISIFILAIHFYLTCYRAFEQWGWTAEITDRIIGVITKTGLYSGITLPKLAALGLLFIFLLGIKGKKDEKMEIRTIIAYLITGLILYFISILCFYIPTNVEIIAALYIIITTAGYLLILTGGTYLSRLIKDKLNKDIFNIDNETFPQEERFLENEFSINLPAKYRLKDKFRNSWINFINPFRGLLVAGTPGAGKSYFVIRHIIDQHIRKGFSMFIYDFKFDDLTKIAYNKLLQYHNNYAVKPTFWVIDFDTIYHRCNPLDPISMEDITDATEASRTIMLGLNRTWATKIGDFFVESPINFLTSILWFLRKYENGRYCTLPHAIELMQVDYDPLFAVLQTEEEIKVLINPFTSALQMKAKEQLEGQIASAKIGLARLSSPKMYYVLSGNDFTLDINNPKEPKIVAMGNNPQKLQTYGAVLSLYINRMIKLVNRKKQQKCSLIFDEFPTVYVGGSTGVDSLLATSRSNFVATTLAVQNYEQLKKDYGGEQADVITSIVGNIISGQVTGNTAKKLSEIFGKIVQDRESLSINSSDTSISKSTQLDFAIPASKIATLSSGEFVGVVSDTPDSKIPQKIFHAEIQNDHEAIKEEESRFKDLPMVAQVTNEDIQANYMNIKEDIERLVRTELAKITQSLPKEPDSEEKENAPSKSTDSDTLSL